One Mesoplodon densirostris isolate mMesDen1 chromosome X, mMesDen1 primary haplotype, whole genome shotgun sequence genomic region harbors:
- the C1GALT1C1 gene encoding C1GALT1-specific chaperone 1, whose translation MLSESSSFLKGVMLGSIFCALITMLGHIRIGHGNRMHHHEHHHLQAPNKEDILKISEDERMELSKSFRVYCIILVKPKDVSLWAAVKETWTKHCDKAEFFSSENVKVFESINMETNDVWLMMRKAYKYAFDKYRDQYNWFFLARPTTFAIIENLKYFLLKKDPSQPFYLGHTIKSGDLEYVSMEGGIVLSVESMKRLNSLLSIPEKCPEQGGMIWKISEDKQLAVCLKYAGVFAENAEDAEGKDVFNTKSVGLFIKEAMTNHPNQVVEGCCSDMAVTFNGLTPNQMHVMMYGVYRLRAFGHIFNDALVFLPPNGSDND comes from the coding sequence ATGCTTTCTGAAAGCAGTTCATTTTTGAAGGGTGTAATGCTTGGAAGCATTTTCTGTGCCTTGATCACTATGCTAGGACACATTAGGATTGgtcatggaaatagaatgcaCCACCATGAGCATCATCACCTACAAGCTCCTAATAAAGAAGATATCTTGAAAATTTCAGAGGATGAACGCATGGAGCTCAGTAAGAGCTTTCGAGTATACTGTATTATCCTTGTCAAACCCAAAGATGTGAGTCTCTGGGCTGCAGTGAAGGAGACTTGGACCAAACACTGTGACAAAGCAGAATTCTTCAGTTCCGAAAATGTTAAAGTGTTTGAGTCAATTAACATGGAAACAAATGACGTGTGGTTAATGATGAGAAAAGCTTACAAATACGCCTTTGATAAATATAGAGACCAATACAACTGGTTCTTCCTTGCACGCCCCACGACGTTTGCTATTATTGAAAACTTAAAgtactttttgttaaaaaaggatCCATCACAACCTTTCTATCTAGGCCACACTATAAAATCTGGAGACCTCGAGTATGTGAGTATGGAAGGAGGAATTGTCTTAAGTGTAGAATCAATGAAAAGACTTAACAGCCTTCTAAGTATTCCTGAAAAGTGTCCTGAACAGGGAGGGATGATTTGGAAGATATCTGAAGATAAGCAGCTAGCAGTCTGCCTGAAATACGCTGGAGTATTTGCAGAAAATGCAGAAGATGCTGAAGGAAAAGATGTATTTAACACCAAGTCTGTTGGGCTTTTTATTAAAGAGGCAATGACTAATCACCCCAACCAGGTAGTAGAAGGATGTTGTTCAGATATGGCTGTTACTTTTAATGGACTGACGCCTAATCAGATGCACGTAATGATGTACGGGGTATACCGTCTTAGGGCATTTGGGCATATTTTCAATGATGCGTTGGTTTTCCTACCTCCAAATGGTTCTGATAATGACTGA